The following proteins are co-located in the Methylomonas sp. 11b genome:
- the cydB gene encoding cytochrome d ubiquinol oxidase subunit II — MLLDYEMLRLVCWGVLGLFVVGFVLSSGIEIGVSMLLPFLNASEAQRAELVARLAPTSAGNQVWLLATIGVLFAGWPTVYAATFASFQPLLLLTVLSLFVRPLGWYFRASVTREDWLKKWDKALFISGLLPAALLGVMAGNLLKGVPFHLASDMHIAFLGSFSGLFSPFASLVGATCVALLTMHGAIYLQTHTQDALYQRSKALAMSGGLAFLVLFALAGGWITHLEGYHVTTDIMPSGVSNPLTKFVKRGDGLWLDNYEHEPALWALPALAFVCGIAGLVLSRLDKAYWAQLASAVTVVMVILTMGVSLFPFLAPSNISLNSSLTIWDASASQVTLSSLLWVTGVLLPLMAIATRGLYKMLP; from the coding sequence ATGTTGCTTGATTATGAAATGCTGCGCTTGGTCTGTTGGGGCGTGTTGGGCTTGTTTGTCGTGGGTTTTGTGCTGAGCAGCGGTATCGAGATCGGCGTCAGCATGTTGTTACCGTTTTTGAATGCCTCCGAAGCGCAGCGCGCCGAGCTGGTTGCCAGATTGGCGCCAACCAGCGCCGGCAATCAGGTCTGGCTATTGGCAACCATCGGTGTGTTGTTTGCCGGCTGGCCGACAGTGTATGCGGCGACGTTTGCCAGTTTTCAGCCTTTGCTGTTGTTGACGGTGTTATCGCTGTTCGTGCGGCCTTTGGGATGGTATTTCAGAGCTAGTGTGACTCGCGAAGACTGGCTAAAAAAATGGGATAAAGCCCTGTTTATCAGTGGCTTGCTGCCGGCGGCTCTGTTGGGGGTGATGGCCGGCAATCTATTGAAAGGTGTGCCGTTTCATTTGGCTAGCGATATGCACATTGCTTTTCTGGGCAGTTTTTCCGGGCTGTTCAGTCCGTTTGCCTCGCTGGTCGGTGCTACCTGCGTGGCATTATTGACGATGCATGGCGCGATTTACCTGCAAACGCATACCCAAGACGCGCTTTATCAGCGCAGTAAAGCCTTGGCGATGTCCGGCGGCCTGGCTTTTTTGGTGTTGTTTGCGCTGGCGGGCGGCTGGATTACCCATCTGGAAGGCTATCATGTCACTACCGACATCATGCCTAGTGGCGTTTCCAATCCCTTGACTAAATTCGTGAAGCGCGGCGACGGTTTGTGGCTGGACAATTACGAGCACGAACCCGCCTTATGGGCGTTGCCAGCTTTGGCTTTTGTGTGCGGGATAGCCGGGTTGGTGCTGTCGCGTCTGGATAAGGCTTATTGGGCGCAGCTGGCCAGCGCGGTGACGGTGGTGATGGTGATTTTGACCATGGGTGTGTCCCTGTTTCCGTTTTTGGCACCGTCCAATATATCGTTAAACAGTTCGCTGACTATTTGGGACGCCAGCGCCAGTCAAGTGACGTTGAGCTCGCTGCTGTGGGTGACTGGCGTGCTGCTGCCGCTTATGGCTATTGCGACGCGCGGCCTATATAAAATGTTACCTTGA
- a CDS encoding cytochrome ubiquinol oxidase subunit I: MISETVVELSRAQFALHAVQYFLCVPLTLGLSLLLAGMESWFVISGQGVYQRLTQYWGKLFVIGFGLSMASSLAMACQFGTNWSYFSHYVGDVFALPLLLGFAGLFIAANGLGWFLFGWQRLGKWSHLVVTWLIAIGCHLSLFGFLLASGWMQNPVGAELNPQTLRLELLDLSQVLTNPLAWAKIVHSLLASYVVTAGFMLAISAYYLLKQRQIELAQRSYRIAAAFGLVTVIATMAIDDVSIYGAGAMQHNKLAAINGLPNDATLEQNRQRISNGVKAYALLQELRDDKKEPELLAAFAAAKVDLGHALLLKRWRESVTDANPAQIELAVRASVPATAPLYWGYRLMIAAGVLLALLFLAANASSILGWRHVWLFKASVYALPLPWLASGSGWFISEFGRQPWLVADMLPTWQGVSTLTVADLAVSLAAYGLAYTGLLALAVMLTLKFIEQGSVEVLPFNQEPSHVA, translated from the coding sequence ATGATTTCCGAAACGGTTGTTGAGTTATCGCGGGCGCAGTTTGCGCTGCATGCGGTGCAATATTTTCTATGCGTACCGTTGACGTTGGGTTTGTCGCTATTGTTGGCGGGCATGGAATCCTGGTTTGTTATAAGCGGGCAGGGCGTTTACCAGCGGTTGACGCAATATTGGGGCAAGCTGTTTGTCATCGGTTTTGGCTTGAGCATGGCTTCTTCTCTGGCGATGGCTTGTCAATTCGGGACCAATTGGTCGTATTTCTCGCATTATGTCGGCGATGTGTTTGCCCTCCCTTTATTGCTGGGGTTTGCCGGTTTGTTTATAGCCGCCAATGGGCTGGGTTGGTTTTTGTTCGGTTGGCAGCGCTTGGGCAAGTGGTCGCATCTTGTGGTGACTTGGTTAATCGCTATCGGCTGCCACTTGAGTTTGTTTGGCTTTCTGCTTGCCAGCGGCTGGATGCAAAATCCGGTGGGTGCGGAATTAAATCCGCAAACGCTGCGGCTGGAGTTGCTCGATTTATCGCAGGTGCTGACCAATCCGCTGGCTTGGGCGAAAATTGTGCATAGTCTGCTGGCCAGTTATGTGGTGACCGCCGGCTTTATGTTGGCTATCAGCGCTTACTATTTACTCAAGCAGCGCCAAATCGAACTGGCGCAACGTTCTTACCGCATCGCCGCGGCTTTTGGTTTGGTGACTGTGATTGCCACCATGGCGATAGACGATGTCAGCATTTATGGCGCGGGTGCGATGCAGCATAACAAGCTGGCGGCCATTAACGGTCTGCCCAATGATGCGACTCTGGAGCAAAATCGCCAGCGCATCAGCAATGGCGTAAAAGCTTATGCTCTGCTGCAAGAATTGCGCGACGACAAAAAGGAGCCGGAATTGCTGGCGGCATTTGCCGCCGCCAAAGTCGATTTGGGCCATGCCTTATTGCTGAAGCGCTGGCGGGAGAGCGTGACCGACGCCAACCCGGCGCAGATAGAATTAGCCGTGCGCGCCAGCGTGCCGGCTACCGCGCCATTGTATTGGGGATATAGATTGATGATTGCAGCAGGTGTATTGCTGGCGCTGCTGTTTTTAGCGGCGAATGCCTCTAGCATTCTCGGTTGGCGCCATGTCTGGTTATTTAAGGCCAGTGTTTATGCCTTACCGTTGCCTTGGCTGGCGAGCGGCAGCGGCTGGTTTATCTCGGAGTTCGGCCGGCAGCCCTGGTTGGTTGCCGATATGCTGCCCACCTGGCAAGGTGTGTCCACGCTGACTGTCGCCGATCTAGCAGTCAGCCTAGCGGCTTACGGTTTGGCATATACCGGGCTGCTGGCGTTGGCTGTGATGTTAACTTTAAAATTTATCGAGCAGGGCAGTGTAGAAGTGTTGCCGTTTAACCAGGAGCCAAGTCATGTTGCTTGA